One window of Flavobacterium ammonificans genomic DNA carries:
- a CDS encoding S9 family peptidase, with translation MKLSLSSILFFVLTLSVYSQQKITVEEIYSGAFRTKGMDELQSMKNTNQYTVLNFDAASRSMQIDLFDFATLKKVSTLIDTKNHSVLADGIDSYTFSPDEKLVLIANNTNQIFRHSFTADYYLYDINSKKVSKLFDFQVQEPTFSPDGKKIAFARENNLYVYDITTKEIVALTNDGKKNSIINGITDWVYEEEFAFVRAFDWSKDSKKVAFIRFDESQVPEFSMSIFKKDLYPTVETFKYPKAGEKNSEVSLHIYDVTSKGTQKVNLSQYSDFYIARMQWTNEANVLSAQVLNRHQDNLDLLFVDGNSGATKVVLNEKDKAYVDVTDNLTFLKDNSFIWTSEKDGFNHIYLYDKTGKLKNQVTKGNWEVTNYYGFDEKNNTVFYQSVENGSINRDVYSISLNGKNKVRLSKSTGTNAATFSPNFQYFINTFSSATQPTTYTLNEAKKGVQVQVIENNEALASKLKGYNLPAKEFFVLKTAKGNELNAWILKPKDFDPTKKYPVFMYQYSGPGSQQVNNDWNSNDDYWFQMLAQQGYIIACVDGRGTGFKGAAFKKVTQKELGKYEVEDQIDAAKVIGNYPFVDKSRIGIWGWSYGGFMASNCLLKGADVFKMAIAVAPVTNWRFYDSIYTERYMQTPQENASGYDENSPINHVNKLKGKYLLIHGSGDDNVHVQNSMQMMEALIQANKQFDSEIYPDKNHGIYGGKTRIQLFTKMTNFIKENL, from the coding sequence ATGAAATTAAGTTTATCCTCTATTTTATTTTTTGTACTCACGCTATCTGTTTATAGCCAACAAAAAATCACTGTTGAAGAAATTTATTCTGGAGCTTTTAGAACCAAAGGAATGGATGAATTACAGTCCATGAAAAACACCAATCAATATACTGTTTTAAATTTTGACGCCGCTTCAAGAAGCATGCAAATTGATTTGTTCGATTTTGCTACATTAAAAAAAGTAAGTACGTTAATTGATACAAAAAATCATTCCGTATTAGCGGATGGAATTGACAGCTATACATTCTCACCAGATGAGAAATTGGTTTTGATAGCTAATAATACGAATCAAATTTTCCGTCATTCTTTTACAGCTGATTATTATTTGTATGATATCAATTCTAAAAAGGTATCTAAATTATTTGATTTCCAAGTGCAAGAGCCTACCTTTTCGCCAGACGGGAAAAAGATAGCTTTTGCGAGAGAAAATAATTTATATGTATATGATATTACAACTAAGGAAATAGTTGCATTAACCAATGATGGTAAAAAGAATAGCATCATTAACGGAATTACTGACTGGGTGTATGAAGAAGAATTTGCTTTTGTTCGTGCCTTTGATTGGAGTAAAGACAGTAAAAAAGTAGCTTTTATTCGTTTTGATGAAAGTCAGGTTCCAGAATTCTCAATGTCTATTTTTAAAAAGGATTTGTACCCAACAGTAGAAACATTCAAATACCCTAAAGCGGGAGAAAAAAATTCAGAAGTGTCTTTACATATTTATGATGTAACCTCAAAAGGAACACAAAAAGTGAATTTATCTCAGTACTCTGATTTTTATATAGCTAGAATGCAATGGACAAATGAGGCGAACGTACTTTCGGCTCAGGTCTTGAATCGTCATCAAGATAATTTGGATTTGTTGTTTGTTGATGGAAATTCAGGTGCTACCAAAGTAGTATTAAATGAAAAAGACAAAGCGTATGTGGATGTAACCGATAACTTGACTTTTTTGAAAGATAATAGCTTTATTTGGACAAGTGAAAAAGATGGTTTCAACCATATTTACTTGTATGATAAAACAGGAAAATTAAAAAATCAAGTAACCAAAGGCAATTGGGAAGTGACCAATTATTATGGTTTTGACGAAAAAAATAATACAGTTTTCTACCAATCTGTTGAAAACGGGTCAATAAATAGAGATGTGTATAGCATTAGCTTGAATGGGAAAAACAAAGTACGTTTGTCCAAATCTACTGGAACAAACGCGGCTACTTTCAGTCCGAATTTCCAGTATTTTATCAATACGTTTTCAAGTGCAACTCAACCTACTACCTATACTTTGAACGAAGCTAAAAAAGGAGTTCAAGTGCAAGTGATTGAAAATAACGAAGCATTGGCATCTAAATTAAAAGGCTACAATTTGCCAGCTAAAGAATTCTTTGTGTTAAAAACAGCAAAAGGGAACGAACTGAATGCTTGGATTTTGAAACCAAAAGATTTTGACCCAACTAAAAAATATCCCGTTTTTATGTACCAATATTCTGGTCCAGGATCACAACAAGTAAATAATGATTGGAATTCAAATGATGATTATTGGTTTCAAATGTTAGCGCAACAAGGTTATATCATAGCCTGTGTGGACGGGCGTGGAACAGGTTTCAAAGGAGCTGCCTTCAAAAAAGTAACTCAAAAAGAATTGGGTAAATACGAAGTAGAAGATCAAATTGATGCGGCTAAAGTAATTGGTAATTATCCTTTTGTAGATAAAAGCAGAATTGGAATTTGGGGTTGGAGTTATGGAGGATTCATGGCGTCCAATTGTCTTTTGAAAGGCGCAGATGTATTTAAAATGGCTATTGCAGTGGCTCCGGTAACCAACTGGCGTTTTTATGATAGTATTTACACAGAACGTTATATGCAAACGCCACAAGAAAATGCAAGTGGATATGACGAAAATTCACCTATCAATCACGTGAATAAGTTAAAAGGGAAATATTTATTGATTCACGGATCTGGTGATGACAATGTACATGTTCAAAATTCTATGCAAATGATGGAAGCTTTGATTCAAGCTAACAAGCAGTTTGATTCGGAAATTTACCCAGATAAAAACCATGGTATTTATGGTGGTAAAACGAGAATTCAATTGTTTACTAAAATGACTAATTTCATCAAAGAAAATTTATAA
- a CDS encoding peptide MFS transporter, whose product MTENSTDQFFKSTVLGHPAGLFVLFFTEMWERFSFYGMRALLVMFFTSTVANGGWDWTREQAMAIFGSYVGLVYLSTMLGGYFADKIIGYRWAVVIGALLMTLGHGSMALETPFFIYLGLILLVFGNGFFKPNMVSIVSEMYKDRPEKKDGAYTIFYMGVNSGAFFGIVLCGYLGEQVGWNWGFGLAGIFMLFGLIQFWLSRNIFGDIGLKPVKKEVALTDENNDTLNPFSIWQLALIGIMIVLGLVWIIFEPAKIITDGGVDLFNFEVMGLTGNNFTILLAVVLFLFLLTYRLLTYSQITKEKMIAVTFFAFLTIFFWAIFEQSPGTLTIFANDYTNRILEGNAGTIFMIVNAAITLVPLGIITWVLFLLFKQTFAKYAMANIVLAISFIIIWGIAFWMLNDQFSGETLEVPASWFASLNSLYIITLAPLFSKWWESKYNPSANMKYAIGMSFLAIGMICVAIGSDGIVPGAKTASVSMIYLILVYLFITMAELCISPVGLSYVSKLVPARMIGMMFGIWYLAVAIGMKGAAKFGENIDKIADEKGLSYFFWMLAIVSLAVAFISLVMSPIIKKLMHGVR is encoded by the coding sequence ATGACTGAAAATTCAACTGATCAATTTTTTAAGAGTACCGTTTTAGGACATCCTGCTGGACTTTTTGTACTATTTTTTACCGAAATGTGGGAACGTTTTTCGTTTTACGGAATGCGCGCTTTACTTGTCATGTTTTTTACATCAACAGTGGCTAATGGCGGTTGGGATTGGACTAGGGAACAAGCGATGGCAATCTTTGGATCGTATGTAGGTTTAGTTTATTTGTCTACTATGCTTGGTGGTTATTTTGCAGATAAAATAATTGGGTATCGATGGGCAGTAGTTATAGGTGCTTTATTAATGACCTTAGGGCACGGCTCTATGGCATTGGAAACTCCTTTCTTCATCTATTTAGGATTAATTTTATTGGTTTTTGGTAATGGATTCTTTAAACCTAATATGGTTTCCATCGTTTCAGAAATGTATAAAGATCGTCCTGAGAAAAAAGATGGCGCTTATACCATATTTTATATGGGTGTAAATTCAGGAGCCTTTTTCGGTATCGTTTTATGTGGTTATCTTGGAGAGCAAGTAGGATGGAATTGGGGATTTGGTTTGGCTGGAATTTTTATGCTCTTCGGATTAATTCAATTTTGGCTTTCTCGAAATATCTTTGGGGATATCGGTTTGAAACCAGTGAAAAAAGAAGTGGCATTGACAGATGAAAATAATGACACTCTTAATCCTTTTTCAATTTGGCAATTGGCTTTAATTGGCATTATGATCGTATTAGGTTTGGTGTGGATTATTTTTGAACCTGCTAAAATTATTACAGATGGAGGAGTAGATCTATTCAATTTTGAAGTAATGGGTTTAACAGGAAATAATTTCACCATTCTTTTAGCGGTAGTCTTATTTTTATTTCTTTTAACCTATCGTTTGTTGACCTATTCTCAGATTACCAAAGAGAAAATGATTGCGGTTACTTTTTTTGCTTTCTTAACTATTTTCTTCTGGGCTATTTTTGAGCAATCTCCGGGGACCTTAACGATTTTTGCTAATGATTACACGAATCGTATTTTAGAGGGCAACGCAGGTACTATTTTTATGATTGTAAATGCAGCTATTACTTTAGTTCCTCTAGGAATTATTACTTGGGTTTTATTTCTATTATTTAAGCAAACTTTTGCAAAGTATGCAATGGCTAACATTGTTTTGGCTATAAGTTTTATCATTATTTGGGGAATTGCATTTTGGATGTTGAATGATCAGTTTTCTGGGGAGACACTGGAAGTGCCTGCTTCATGGTTCGCCTCTTTAAATTCGCTTTACATTATCACTTTGGCACCTTTATTCTCTAAATGGTGGGAGAGTAAATACAATCCTTCGGCTAATATGAAATATGCAATCGGAATGTCTTTTTTGGCAATCGGAATGATATGTGTTGCTATTGGATCGGACGGAATTGTACCAGGCGCAAAAACGGCATCAGTAAGTATGATTTATCTTATTTTAGTGTATCTTTTTATTACTATGGCTGAATTGTGTATTTCGCCAGTTGGTTTGTCGTATGTGAGTAAATTAGTGCCAGCTAGAATGATTGGAATGATGTTTGGAATTTGGTATTTAGCTGTTGCGATTGGAATGAAAGGTGCGGCTAAATTTGGAGAAAATATTGACAAAATTGCCGATGAAAAAGGCTTGAGTTATTTCTTTTGGATGTTAGCAATTGTATCTTTGGCAGTAGCTTTTATTTCTTTAGTTATGTCACCGATTATTAAAAAGTTAATGCACGGGGTACGATAA
- a CDS encoding thioredoxin family protein has translation MKKIIITILFVLGSVSLQAQELYWETNVTKAIEVSKKTNKPMLLFFTGSDWCGWCIRLQKEVLKTPEFATWAKQNVVLVELDYPRAKAQTNEIKQQNAQLQQIFGIQGYPTVHFATVTETKGKVNFQSLGNTGYLAGGPTAWLGVANGFLKKK, from the coding sequence ATGAAAAAAATAATTATCACTATACTTTTTGTTTTAGGTTCTGTTTCTCTACAGGCACAAGAATTGTATTGGGAAACCAATGTTACTAAAGCTATCGAAGTTTCTAAAAAGACCAATAAACCTATGCTCTTATTTTTTACAGGGAGCGATTGGTGTGGATGGTGCATTCGTTTGCAAAAAGAAGTCTTGAAAACACCTGAATTTGCTACTTGGGCAAAACAAAATGTGGTTTTAGTTGAATTGGATTATCCAAGAGCAAAAGCTCAAACCAATGAAATCAAACAACAGAATGCACAATTGCAACAAATATTTGGTATTCAAGGCTATCCAACGGTTCATTTTGCAACCGTTACTGAAACTAAAGGGAAAGTTAACTTTCAATCTTTAGGAAATACTGGTTATTTAGCAGGAGGCCCAACAGCTTGGTTAGGTGTTGCAAATGGTTTTTTGAAGAAGAAGTAA
- a CDS encoding peptide MFS transporter: MTNTSLQQETIFGHPKGLFILFFTEMWERFSFYGMKALLIFYLTKYHLFSDDSGNLLIGSYAALVYAVPVIGGFIADKYLGFRKAIIFGGIMLVLGHLGMAYEGNAATQSMTGEIVRDNFALQVFYFSLSLIIVGVGFLKANISSLVGELYVKGDARRDSGFTIFYMGINLGSFFATIICAWLGENYGWSYGFAAAGVGMFLGLITFISGKRFLEGKGESLVPELLAKTSFGIKNEWLIYGASALSAFFFWQMVQSHEAVSWILKIAGGLSFLYIVYFAATQLSGKERDQLIALTILIVFTIVFWALFEQAYTSLNLFADRILDRNVLGFELTAGQFLSFNALFIILLAPVFAWLWVKLGKYNPNTAVKFSIALILVGLGFGSLVLGINLSDTGKVAAFWLILTYLLHTCGELSLSPVGLSAVTKLSPVKIVGFMMGVWFLATASSEFIASVLANIASIDTSNGLAPDLNLAKQSYLKLFEYLFYTGIGFGLLLLILSPVIKKLMHGVDKELNN, encoded by the coding sequence ATGACAAATACAAGTTTGCAACAAGAAACCATTTTTGGACATCCAAAAGGGTTATTTATTTTATTTTTCACCGAAATGTGGGAACGGTTTTCTTTCTATGGAATGAAGGCTTTATTAATATTCTATCTAACAAAGTACCATCTTTTTTCAGATGATTCAGGAAATTTATTAATTGGAAGCTATGCTGCTTTAGTGTATGCTGTTCCTGTTATTGGCGGTTTTATTGCTGACAAGTATTTAGGGTTTAGAAAGGCAATTATTTTTGGTGGTATTATGTTAGTCTTAGGTCATTTAGGAATGGCTTATGAAGGGAATGCTGCTACGCAATCCATGACGGGTGAAATTGTTCGGGATAATTTTGCTTTACAAGTTTTTTACTTTTCATTGTCCTTAATCATTGTAGGAGTTGGCTTTTTGAAAGCTAATATTTCTTCTTTAGTGGGGGAATTGTATGTTAAAGGAGATGCACGAAGAGATTCTGGATTTACCATTTTTTATATGGGAATTAATTTAGGTTCTTTCTTTGCTACAATTATTTGTGCTTGGTTAGGAGAAAATTACGGATGGAGTTATGGTTTTGCTGCAGCTGGAGTTGGAATGTTTTTAGGACTAATCACTTTTATTTCAGGGAAACGATTTTTAGAAGGCAAAGGAGAATCTCTGGTTCCTGAATTACTAGCTAAAACTTCTTTTGGTATTAAGAATGAATGGTTAATTTATGGCGCTAGTGCTTTATCAGCTTTCTTTTTTTGGCAAATGGTTCAAAGTCACGAAGCGGTTTCATGGATTTTAAAAATCGCAGGTGGTTTGTCCTTTTTGTATATCGTGTATTTTGCAGCAACTCAACTTTCAGGAAAAGAGAGAGATCAATTAATTGCATTGACGATTTTAATTGTTTTTACCATTGTTTTTTGGGCTTTATTTGAACAGGCATATACTTCTTTGAATTTATTTGCAGACAGAATTTTGGACAGAAATGTACTTGGTTTTGAACTTACTGCTGGACAATTCTTAAGTTTTAACGCTTTGTTCATTATTCTTTTAGCGCCAGTTTTTGCTTGGCTTTGGGTTAAATTAGGGAAATACAATCCCAATACTGCCGTAAAGTTTTCTATTGCATTAATTCTTGTAGGATTAGGTTTTGGTTCCTTAGTTTTAGGAATCAATTTGTCAGATACAGGAAAAGTGGCTGCATTTTGGTTAATCTTAACCTATTTATTACATACTTGTGGTGAGTTGAGCTTGTCTCCTGTTGGTTTATCCGCAGTAACGAAGCTTTCGCCAGTGAAGATCGTAGGATTTATGATGGGAGTTTGGTTTTTGGCTACGGCGAGTTCTGAGTTTATTGCTTCTGTTTTGGCAAATATTGCCTCTATCGATACTTCAAATGGTTTAGCTCCAGATTTGAATTTGGCTAAACAGAGTTACCTGAAATTATTTGAATACCTTTTCTATACAGGAATTGGTTTTGGATTACTTTTATTGATATTATCTCCTGTAATTAAAAAGTTAATGCATGGAGTTGATAAAGAACTAAACAATTAA